From Cervus canadensis isolate Bull #8, Minnesota chromosome 28, ASM1932006v1, whole genome shotgun sequence, one genomic window encodes:
- the LOC122429838 gene encoding placental prolactin-related protein 3-like, producing MAPALGFRGHQWTYNPVRGSCLLLLLVLSNLLLCQGNVCPSCGPDVFGIPLNFLRNTFSRVSRLSHDMHNLSTRMYNEFEEKYSQSKPEYINAINDCHTNSLHAPEEREKAEQMNNEDLTKWILMLQYLWTAPLVDLGTDHRIEKDLSDMIISSALENIKKCVKLQVIFERRFSQIILPVRRILSEEHMYWSGYQSLLSSDEDARRSTLYNLFKCLRSDSRKVDMYSKILACRISDEC from the exons ggtcctgcctgctcctgctgctggtcCTGTCAAATCTGCTCCTGTGCCAAGGCAACGTATGCCCGTCCTGCGGTCCTGATGTGTTTGGCATCCCCCTGAATTTCCTTAGAAACACGTTTAGCCGTGTCTCCAGGCTGTCCCACGACATGCATAACCTTTCCACAAGAATGTACAATGAGTTT GAAGAAAAGTATTCCCAGAGTAAACCAGAGTATATCAATGCCATCAATGACTGCCACACCAATTCCCTCCATGctcctgaagaaagagaaaaagccgAACAGATGAAC aaTGAAGACCTTACTAAGTGGATACTCATGTTACAGTACCTCTGGACTGCTCCTTTGGTTGATCTAGGCACTGATCATCGGATTGAGAAAGACCTCTCAGATATGATCATATCAAGTGCCttagagaatattaaaaaatgtgtcaAACTTCAAGTAATCTTCGAGAGGCGATTCAGCCAG ATTATTCTTCCAGTGAGGCGGATATTGTCCGAGGAACACATGTACTGGTCAGGATACCAATCCCTGCTGTCCAGCGATGAAGATGCACGTCGTTCTACACTTTATAACCTGTTCAAGTGCCTGCGCAGCGATTCACGTAAAGTTGACATGTACAGCAAGATCCTGGCGTGCCGAATCAGTGACGAGTGCTAA